The following coding sequences lie in one Apium graveolens cultivar Ventura chromosome 3, ASM990537v1, whole genome shotgun sequence genomic window:
- the LOC141713111 gene encoding D-aminoacyl-tRNA deacylase-like isoform X3, whose amino-acid sequence MVSLVVATTIDPASIGPASALLSMPGWHPGPSLQGNMSSFVNKEVRLLKHDNSIVKEDHLDKRWEAATSEVVDEVIFLSKHTAVSNRPALTIHPIGVPHLRENEVSPAGGKPGWAAPPNPRIGPWLKLLKTIAQSHNLIPEFEVTLEATHHGPEINTPTMFVEIGSTEEYWKRQDAAQAIALLVWEGLGLGGGDAVGDWSRNNGKNKILLGLGGGHYVPRHMDIILKDDAWVGHLLSGYSLLMEDPGQSKTQQNPGEVGGTWREAIKVSYETTKAAFPGGDVLAHIDQK is encoded by the exons ATGGTGAGTCTTGTGGTTGCGACCACCATCGACCCTGCTTCTATTGGTCCTGCCTCTGCCCTTCTCTCCATGCCTGGCTGGCACCCTGGTCCCTCTCTTCAg GGGAATATGTCAAGTTTCGTGAACAAGGAAGTGAGGTTGTTAAAACATGATAATAGTATAGTGAAAGAGGATCATTTGGATAAGAGATGGGAAGCTGCTACCAGTGAGGTTGTTGATGAAGTTATATTTCTTAGCAAACACACTGCTGTCTCAAATCGTCCCGCCCTCACCATTCACCCAATTG GTGTGCCTCACTTGCGTGAAAATGAGGTGTCGCCAGCAGGTGGAAAACCGGGATGGGCTGCACCTCCTAATCCTAGAATAGGGCCGTGGTTGAAATTGTTGAAAACTATTGCCCAGTCGCATAATTTAATTCCTGAATTTGAG GTCACGCTGGAGGCAACCCATCATGGACCTGAAATAAATACACCCACAATGTTTGTAGAAATTG GTAGTACAGAGGAGTACTGGAAGAGGCAAGATGCTGCACAAGCCATTGCTTTA TTAGTTTGGGAAGGACTGGGGCTTGGAGGAGGCGATGCTGTGGGAGACTGGAGCAG GAATAATGGAAAAAACAAGATTCTTTTAGGTCTTGGCGGGGGACATTATGTACCCCGACATATGGATATTATCCT GAAAGACGATGCCTGGGTAGGCCACTTGCTTTCTGGCTATTCATTGTTAATGGAAGACCCAGGTCAATCTAAAACTCAGCAAAATCCAGGAGAAGTTGGTGGAACATGGAGGGAAGCTATTAAAGTTTCATATGAGACAACTAAAGCAGCTTTTCCTGGAGGAGATGTTCTAGCACATATTGATCAAAAGTAA
- the LOC141713111 gene encoding D-aminoacyl-tRNA deacylase-like isoform X2 — protein sequence MVSLVVATTIDPASIGPASALLSMPGWHPGPSLQGNMSSFVNKEVRLLKHDNSIVKEDHLDKRWEAATSEVVDEVIFLSKHTAVSNRPALTIHPIGVPHLRENEVSPAGGKPGWAAPPNPRIGPWLKLLKTIAQSHNLIPEFEVTLEATHHGPEINTPTMFVEIGSTEEYWKRQDAAQAIALLVWEGLGLGGGDAVGDWSRNNGKNKILLGLGGGHYVPRHMDIILKDDAWVGHLLSGYSLLMEDPGQSKTQQNPGEVGGTWREAIKVSYETTKAAFPGGDVLAHIDQKLLIYYFSMQKFQRLAKKCN from the exons ATGGTGAGTCTTGTGGTTGCGACCACCATCGACCCTGCTTCTATTGGTCCTGCCTCTGCCCTTCTCTCCATGCCTGGCTGGCACCCTGGTCCCTCTCTTCAg GGGAATATGTCAAGTTTCGTGAACAAGGAAGTGAGGTTGTTAAAACATGATAATAGTATAGTGAAAGAGGATCATTTGGATAAGAGATGGGAAGCTGCTACCAGTGAGGTTGTTGATGAAGTTATATTTCTTAGCAAACACACTGCTGTCTCAAATCGTCCCGCCCTCACCATTCACCCAATTG GTGTGCCTCACTTGCGTGAAAATGAGGTGTCGCCAGCAGGTGGAAAACCGGGATGGGCTGCACCTCCTAATCCTAGAATAGGGCCGTGGTTGAAATTGTTGAAAACTATTGCCCAGTCGCATAATTTAATTCCTGAATTTGAG GTCACGCTGGAGGCAACCCATCATGGACCTGAAATAAATACACCCACAATGTTTGTAGAAATTG GTAGTACAGAGGAGTACTGGAAGAGGCAAGATGCTGCACAAGCCATTGCTTTA TTAGTTTGGGAAGGACTGGGGCTTGGAGGAGGCGATGCTGTGGGAGACTGGAGCAG GAATAATGGAAAAAACAAGATTCTTTTAGGTCTTGGCGGGGGACATTATGTACCCCGACATATGGATATTATCCT GAAAGACGATGCCTGGGTAGGCCACTTGCTTTCTGGCTATTCATTGTTAATGGAAGACCCAGGTCAATCTAAAACTCAGCAAAATCCAGGAGAAGTTGGTGGAACATGGAGGGAAGCTATTAAAGTTTCATATGAGACAACTAAAGCAGCTTTTCCTGGAGGAGATGTTCTAGCACATATTGATCAAAA GTTGTTAATTTATTACTTCTCCATGCAGAAGTTTCAAAGGTTGGCAAAGAAATGCAATTAG
- the LOC141713111 gene encoding D-aminoacyl-tRNA deacylase-like isoform X1: MVSLVVATTIDPASIGPASALLSMPGWHPGPSLQGNMSSFVNKEVRLLKHDNSIVKEDHLDKRWEAATSEVVDEVIFLSKHTAVSNRPALTIHPIGVPHLRENEVSPAGGKPGWAAPPNPRIGPWLKLLKTIAQSHNLIPEFEVTLEATHHGPEINTPTMFVEIGSTEEYWKRQDAAQAIALLVWEGLGLGGGDAVGDWSRNNGKNKILLGLGGGHYVPRHMDIILKDDAWVGHLLSGYSLLMEDPGQSKTQQNPGEVGGTWREAIKVSYETTKAAFPGGDVLAHIDQKSFKGWQRNAISSFLAEQNIKVGKPGAFS; this comes from the exons ATGGTGAGTCTTGTGGTTGCGACCACCATCGACCCTGCTTCTATTGGTCCTGCCTCTGCCCTTCTCTCCATGCCTGGCTGGCACCCTGGTCCCTCTCTTCAg GGGAATATGTCAAGTTTCGTGAACAAGGAAGTGAGGTTGTTAAAACATGATAATAGTATAGTGAAAGAGGATCATTTGGATAAGAGATGGGAAGCTGCTACCAGTGAGGTTGTTGATGAAGTTATATTTCTTAGCAAACACACTGCTGTCTCAAATCGTCCCGCCCTCACCATTCACCCAATTG GTGTGCCTCACTTGCGTGAAAATGAGGTGTCGCCAGCAGGTGGAAAACCGGGATGGGCTGCACCTCCTAATCCTAGAATAGGGCCGTGGTTGAAATTGTTGAAAACTATTGCCCAGTCGCATAATTTAATTCCTGAATTTGAG GTCACGCTGGAGGCAACCCATCATGGACCTGAAATAAATACACCCACAATGTTTGTAGAAATTG GTAGTACAGAGGAGTACTGGAAGAGGCAAGATGCTGCACAAGCCATTGCTTTA TTAGTTTGGGAAGGACTGGGGCTTGGAGGAGGCGATGCTGTGGGAGACTGGAGCAG GAATAATGGAAAAAACAAGATTCTTTTAGGTCTTGGCGGGGGACATTATGTACCCCGACATATGGATATTATCCT GAAAGACGATGCCTGGGTAGGCCACTTGCTTTCTGGCTATTCATTGTTAATGGAAGACCCAGGTCAATCTAAAACTCAGCAAAATCCAGGAGAAGTTGGTGGAACATGGAGGGAAGCTATTAAAGTTTCATATGAGACAACTAAAGCAGCTTTTCCTGGAGGAGATGTTCTAGCACATATTGATCAAAA AAGTTTCAAAGGTTGGCAAAGAAATGCAATTAGTAGTTTCCTAGCCGAGCAAAATATAAAAGTTGGGAAACCCGGTGCTTTCAGCTGA